In Melospiza melodia melodia isolate bMelMel2 chromosome 5, bMelMel2.pri, whole genome shotgun sequence, the DNA window GAGCTGCTGAAAAGATCAATCGTTTGCTTGTTCACATTCTGGAATGAAAAATCCAAAATACAAGGAAAGGAAGCCTTTATTTAAGGGCAGTCAGATAAAACAGCTGTGGGATTCTACATCATGAAATCACTGCTTAAATCCATCAATGCCATTTTTCAGTCCTTGGTGAGGAGGGTGCATCTGCCTCCAGCCTCTGCagaggttttggggttgttttgttaGGGGAAGGGAGGGACACGAGCTGGGCTTTGCCAGCACTTCTCTACAGGACCCAGAGGGGTGCTCTGAAAACTCCCTGTCCTACCCTGACAGTGGTTTTGCTCTTGAGTTTCACCACTGAGACCCAAATAATGGCTTTTGCTCTTCACCatggcaccacagagcacaaaatgAGGGGGTATTTGCTCTTGGCATAGCTCAAAACAAGCATAGAAGTGGCAAATGCAAGTAAAACCCTTTAAATTTagcattttttttgtttgatttttaataTTAAAGAAAATTTGGATGAGCACATTTTGGCAGTGTTtcacttgttggggttttgttggttgttttttgttagAAAGTCCTCACAATATCATCGGTTTTGATACAAAATACTTTTAGGGGTTATAATGCAGTTTTTATGGACCTTACAGCAACTAACAAGAGAGCTGTACTTAAAAAAATCCTCAGAAATCCTGTCCTAGTGACACAGTCAAAACTTCAGCCTTTCTGAGGTGCTCTGGCTCCTTGTTGTACTGACATCCAGTTACAGGTAGCACATTAACAAAAATAGAATTCCAGTGTCATGCTTCATATCTTCAGCAACATGATGTACGTGAATGTGTGCTAATTACAATGGGAAGCCACCTGGGTCATTTTAAGCTTTCTATTTTACGTGGCTTCTTTGCTCCTCTACTTTTCATTTCAACACTCAGCAGGAAGAGAGAGGTTAAACTGTTGCATTTTGTATACAGGGAACCATTCATGTAATATACACcagtctgtaaaaactgtaaatgctatttttttttattttaaacagttTTCTTAGTTTACAAAAGATCAATAATTGGTACCTTTTTTTTACACTCTCAGATATTCCTGAATATTGACAGATCTTCAAAGGGAGTATTAGCATATGAAACCTTAAGATTGGCTGTCCTGAAGGTTTTTAAGACACGATAAAGCTAAAATATCAAGTCTTTTGGACAGCCCCTCTTAAACAATTTGGGCAGGGGTGCACGTCAGAAatcaccagcacagcccagcacccccCCTCCCACCCCGTGCCACCGTCTGCCTGCACGCTGTTATTTGGTTGCACACTGTTTAAATCCCAAAGGAAAATCACACCTCGCATTCCCTCGCTGGCTGCTGGTGACAGGAGCAAGATCCGTACTCATTAATGATCACCAGGGCTCCCTCAATGTGGTTGGGTTTGTAATCAACATAATACTCCTGGGCTGACATGGCAGCCATTTGGTGCATGGTCTGTTTCTGCTTCTGCTTCCTGCGCTGTGTGACAAAGCACTGTCTTAGTTGCCTTAAGCCGGCCGGGAAGCACTTCCAGGAGACGTACAACACCAAAACCACGATGAGGAAGGAAAAAATCAGTGCCATGGTGCCCGTCACCACCTTGTGAATCTGCACGGCGTTCTCGGAGTTCTCGCCGGGCATGGTGATGGTGACGGCGTACGTGGTCCGGTCCTCGTCGCCGTCGGGCGCGTCGTAGGTGGCGGTGGCCGAGCCATAGCCCAGCGTCTGCTCGCTGTTGTTGgtcaccggggagaaggtgttgACGCTCGTGGGGTCGGCGTCCTCGCACAAGTGGAAGGCGTACACGGCGTCCAAAACATCCTCTCCCTGGGCGTACTCGGGGGTGGCACAGAGCAGGTTGCTGTCGTAGCGACCCTGGAAGTTGCTGAGCCAGGAGGCCAGGGCGCAGACGTTCCGGCTGCAGTCCCAGGCGTTGGCGGAGAGGCTGATGCTCGTGAGGGACTTCCAGGAGTCGAGGACTCGGGAGTCGATGTAGGTCAGCCGGTTGGAGTCCAGCTGCAGGGATTTGAGATGAGGTACACTTTCGAAAACGTGAGGTTCGATGTATTCGATTTCGTTGCCGGAGAGATCCATCTTTTCGAGTTGCCATATCCAGTCCAAAGTGTTTACTACGATGGTAACTTTATTCCTTCGCAAGCAGAGGGAGTGCAGGGAGATGAGCCTGGGAAAATGGGCTAAATTCACTTTCACCAAGTCATTGTGCTCGAGGTGCAGCTCAGTGAGTTTGAACAAGCCAGCAAAAGAGTTTCGAGCCAGGCTCTTTAACTGATTGTATCCTATGTCTAGAAACTTCAGGCTGCGACAGTCCTGAAAAATTCTCACCGGCACGAACTTGATGGCGTTCGACCGCATGTGCAAAGTTGTCAGTTTTCTCAGCCCGTGGAACAGGTCAGGCTCCAAAGACTGCAGGTTGTTGTATGATAAATCCACACTGCGCAAGTTTGGCATGGGGCGGAAAGTGGTGTTGGGCAGTTGGGTTATTTTGTTGGAACTCAGGGTGAGCTCTTTAACTCGCCGCAATTTTTGAAAGGCATTCCCCTCCACTGAGCAAATGTGATTGTGATCCAGATAGAGCCACGTGAGCTGCATTAACCCTGTGAACTGTCCATCATGCAGCTCTGAAAGGCTGTTGTACCGCAGAGACAAGCCCATCATGCCCGACAGGTTGCGAGGCATCTCTGTGAGATTCAGTGATTCACAGTACAAAAGCCTGCCCTCACACCGACAGAGCTGTGGACACCCACTATTCACAGCTGGAAGCATTTTAGAAAAGATACCCAGCGTACACAATATCAACCCCGGGGGCTTCCTCAGCAGCCAGTTTAAACAGAGACCAATAAGAAGGAAATCCATTAGCAAGAATATTTCCAAATAGGCTTGAGAATGTCCATTGAGTCTTTTCAAATTCTACATCATATTTTATTtaagggagagagaaaaaaaaaaaaaaggcaaaccaacGAAACAAAGCccgaaaaccaaagcaaaacagcaAACAGAACAAACACAGAGGCAAATATTTCACTTTATAGcatgcaggagctgtgcagcatTAAAGTTCACAGACATTCAAAGGTAAAATGATAGTGATTTTGTTCATTTTAAATGctgcagcaaaggaaaaaaaaaatctttcttcatGAAAGAATTTAATTAAAAAGTGTCTTACCCACCCTTTTCCAGAGAGTGACAACCTCCATTCAGTTGCTTCCTTTGTGTTTGGACTAATTATATGCAGAGCTAAAAAAGACCCCTCTGTGCTACAAATTCAGTCCCTTTCAATGTTGTGCAAGGCTGGCAAGCTCACAATGTCTCACTTCGCTTCTGCTCAACGAGCGAAAGGCTTGTCCAGCTAGCTTTTGAGCTGCCTCCTAGGACCTGCAAGTTTCAGAACTATGTACATGAGCTTGatcttctccttctccctctgtCCTTTCCACTGCAGTTAACACTGTGGCgtgaaaaaaactccaaactctTTACTAACGACTCCACAGGATTTGTCAATCTGTTTAATGTCCATCATTTGCAACGACCATGGACCGGCACAACCTTTACTCCAGAGAGAGGTTACCATTCATTCACAGACCGGCTAAGGGTCGCTTTATTTCCCATTCTTTGTTCGCTTTGCTTGTTAGGTGATGCTTAGAGCAGAGAGAGACAGCAAGAATCCCTTCCCTTCAGCTGAGCAGTATGTTGCTAGAGCATGCAGAGGCACCCAGTGTTCACTGAGTGTCGTAAGCTGCTCATGATTGTACGCCTGCACTGTGCATCTCAGACATGGGCAGATTGAAAAGGGGTGGGCATAAAACCAACATCGGAGCGAACCAGGAAAGTAATATATGCTCTTTGATGAAATGGAAAATACTTTAAGCCTATCTCGCCATTTCTCAAACAGGCACGCACACACAGCCGCACAAATCATCAAAAGCGAGGCAGTGCTAAGTAGGAAGCTTGAGAATTAGGAttctttcttcttgtttttttttcctcggatGCTTTTGTTTAAAGTCTGAATTTATAAGCTATTAGCCGGGAGAGGGAGAGACTCGATTACTTGGTTTGGGAAGGAATATGTAAACCAGTCTTTTTGGATTGCTTTTTCTCTCTAATTCCGATGATGAGATTTGCCTTTTGGTCTTTGGGTGGGGGATTGAggggtgtgtgtgggggggaaatgtgtttttttttcttctgacatTGTCTAAATAGAGCATGATTTGAAATTCTGTGCATTCTTTCTCATAGAAATGCAGCCAGAGCTCTGCAAATAGGAATGTCTCATTTCATATAAGCTTTAATTACATTTGGTCTTTttccatcctgcgtattttgtgTGTTCAGCACATGCCTTTcctaaaggcttttttttttttttttcctttttctttgcggTGTATGCTACGGCACACAGAACTCAAATCCTAGCAGCATAAAGATTACTGTGCTTTTTGAATAAGATCAATGCATAGGTTGCTGTGAGTGTGTCAGCAGCATGCAAAGAGGGGGTTTCAAACCCCATTAGTTAATAAGTTTAGCAGATCGTGCTGATTTTTGTTCCGTGTTCCAAGAAACAAAAAATCTTTGCTGGGTAATTTTCAGTCCTCGTTCTCTATGGGAAAGGCATCATCAATGAGCTCTGTAATTTTTACTGACTGAAAAATGCATGGTATTTCTGTCAGGAAAACGCTGGCCATCTTTTCCTATTATGAAATAGAATCTCAAGCCCCTGTGCTGGTGAGAGCAATCGGAGCTGACAGCTCCCAATTCTGCATCAATACCCAATGAAGAAGTTCCACACGGATTTCAGGATGCAAGGATTGCAGAGGATCGTGCTGGTTTTAAGTGGACATCGGATGCAGAATGCTGGAGGGACAGGGCAAAACCACtgtgtttgctttcttttttcacACTGTGTTAATTTAAAAGAAATTCCTTGTTTTGGTGGTGTCTGTTGCAGAGCTAAACATTGTGTTTGAGTGTGGCTGCTGTGAGTGTGTGCTGGGAGAGATCAAGGAATGCAGTAATTTGATGCAGTAAAAGTTGCTTTGCAGAAGTCCTGGCAAACTTAAAGCTCTTgtgcataaaaataaaaatgtgtgaAGGAAATTGATTACTAATGGATTTGCCAGAAACAGTCTTAAATAAATTACAAATATAAGCCATTTAAATTGTGGTATCAGAACCTGGGGATCAATGTGCTTTTATGCTCCCTGTTtgatttatttacatttttctgcTCTTCACAACATTTCAAAGTGGTCTCAAAGCAAAAATGTGATGCTTTAATAGTAAATGAACCTCATCTATGTTTTAGCATTTGGGCAGGAGAGCTGAAGGTGGTTTTCCTCTCCCCAGATCATGCAGTTTTATTCAAAGCAGGCTGTTTATGCAAGTGTCCACTGGTTGCAGTACACCTTAATTCTGTTTCTCGGTACACAAAAGCAGGAGGGAAAGCAGTGACAGAACTGACAGAAAAAGCATTGGAGCAGGAGAGactaaaaaaacccacccaagaaTATATTCCAGATTGCCTTGATGAATATTTTGGTGCAattagcagggaaaaaaaattaaaggatggCTTGAACTTAACAGATACTGAAAAAAGCTTCAAAGCAATGAGGTTGTGTCCCTTAAAAATCTGCAACACTACAAGTCTTTTTTTGGGTGAAGCCTTAATGCCTTCTCCCATGTAAAAATTTAGAGAGAGGTCTGCAACAGCAGCCCTGAAAATTTCAATTATATCTTCAAGGAAAGCTACCATTTTCTGCAAATCAGATGATGATAAGGATCACTTAGTTACCATTTAAATGCTATGTATAAAGACTTCTTCTAGTAGAGATGAAGCTCCCTGATACATCACTGAAGAgctgaatatttttatttttttttttccactgctcCTCCTTGTTATCACCTGGGATACAGCTTGGATCCCAACCAATGTGCCTGTTCCCACTCTGGCATATAATCCATTATCATTTGGTTTTCAAAGGCAGGAATTAGAGCAGACAGTAGCAAACCTGTATAGCAGCAGCTGGAAGACTGACAGCCAGAATTAGGGACCCAGAATTAATGGCCCTAAGTGCACTCTCTCAGAGCCCTAACGGAGGGCTGTTGAAGAAGAAACTCTGCTCTTATCCAAAATTTGGTTGTAGAAAAGAATCCAGGTAGTCTTAAGATGAGAGATCTCACAGTGTATGTTTGAGGCTCTGATGCTGAGGCACAGTAGTGACCAAATTCAAGAACTGGGGCATCTgaaatatcttttgtaaattGGTGTCCTACTGCATTTTTGCAATGTACCCTTTTTTCAATCAAACCAGGAATTCACTTTGAAGATGATTGTAATGCAAAGGGCTTAATTTCCACTGTCTGAGCTGTTATCACAGCCAAACTGTTAAGTTTACACATTTTCTGAAGTTTCAAAGCCTCTGGCAAGTCTCTATAAATTAGCAGATTTAAATTAGCTTTATTAAATGTGCTATTATAAAACATTTTAAGAATGGCAAAACTGTACGTGTTTAAAGGAGCTTGATTAAATCAATGTGAAGTAGGTTACAGAAGAACAACATGAATAAAGTTTTAGAAAGTTTAGGTGGGAAGCCTCTTCATGTAGTCATGACAAGGATAATTCAGTGGCAGCAATGGTCAAAACTGTTTAAtctggaaaggaaaaacaatgtatttcattttatttcaatgTAGTTCAATGTATTTGCTCTACACATTTTTAATATTGTGTTCAgattaatcatagaatcatcaagattggaaaagacctttaagatgatCCAGTCCAACCATTAAATGTCCCATATAATTTAACTCACCCCAGAATCATTTAATTTTTGCTAATTCCTTGGATATTCCTTTACTGTTTCTGCCTGTATATTTACCTTACTTTAATTTGCAATCCAGGACAGATGGAGTTGGGACAGAGTGCCTGAGATCAGAATGTGGCTGCTGATATCCAACTCTTCATACACACATCTTTTCATAAATTCTCCACCAAAATATGAAAAGGCAAAACAACCTATTAAATACTGAGTGTACTTCTTCCTTTTGGCATTTTCTGAGTGGTTTATATCAGAATAATAAA includes these proteins:
- the LRRTM1 gene encoding leucine-rich repeat transmembrane neuronal protein 1, with the translated sequence MDFLLIGLCLNWLLRKPPGLILCTLGIFSKMLPAVNSGCPQLCRCEGRLLYCESLNLTEMPRNLSGMMGLSLRYNSLSELHDGQFTGLMQLTWLYLDHNHICSVEGNAFQKLRRVKELTLSSNKITQLPNTTFRPMPNLRSVDLSYNNLQSLEPDLFHGLRKLTTLHMRSNAIKFVPVRIFQDCRSLKFLDIGYNQLKSLARNSFAGLFKLTELHLEHNDLVKVNLAHFPRLISLHSLCLRRNKVTIVVNTLDWIWQLEKMDLSGNEIEYIEPHVFESVPHLKSLQLDSNRLTYIDSRVLDSWKSLTSISLSANAWDCSRNVCALASWLSNFQGRYDSNLLCATPEYAQGEDVLDAVYAFHLCEDADPTSVNTFSPVTNNSEQTLGYGSATATYDAPDGDEDRTTYAVTITMPGENSENAVQIHKVVTGTMALIFSFLIVVLVLYVSWKCFPAGLRQLRQCFVTQRRKQKQKQTMHQMAAMSAQEYYVDYKPNHIEGALVIINEYGSCSCHQQPARECEV